A single window of Alosa alosa isolate M-15738 ecotype Scorff River chromosome 11, AALO_Geno_1.1, whole genome shotgun sequence DNA harbors:
- the LOC125303181 gene encoding hatching enzyme 1.2-like translates to MTLFSFRLLLEMLSLRVTFWLFALISFTYAEEIEENLSVSEILEKANSNVVRGANEPFVVDDIAYVSERERNADPCTSRPGGCLWPKSTDGKVYVPYVIANHYTSRELAVIERGLQSFSSSTCIRFFPRTNQRDYLYIQSDNGCYSYVGRIYNAQVVSLSRQGCIYHNTVQHELLHALGFNHEQCRSDRDQYIKVLLQNVQSGLEYAFDKIATLNQDTPYDYNSVMQYHKYAFSKNNQPTMQPYPDPNVPFGTATEMSKNDIFRVNRLYQC, encoded by the exons ATGACCTTATTTTCTTTCAGATTGCTGCTTGAAATGTTGTCACTAAGAGTCACATTTTGGCTTTTCGCCCTGATTTCTTTTACCTATGCTGAG GAGATAGAGGAAAACCTCTCTGTGTCAGAGATTCTtgaaaaagcaaacagtaatgtCG TGCGCGGAGCAAATGAGCCCTTTGTTGTAGACGACATCGCATATGTCTCTGAGCGGGAGAGGAACGCGGACCCCTGCACCTCCAGGCCCGGGGGATGTCTGTGGCCAAAATCCACCGATGGGAAAGTCTATGTGCCTTATGTGATCGCTAATCATTACA CCTCTCGTGAGCTGGCCGTTATTGAGCGTGGTCTGCAGTCCTTTTCCAGCTCTACTTGCATCCGTTTTTTCCCCAGAACTAACCAGAGAGATTACCTCTACATCCAGTCTGACAATGG GTGTTACTCCTACGTGGGCCGCATTTACAACGCTCAGGTGGTCTCTCTGAGTCGTCAGGGCTGCATCTACCACAACACTGTCCAGCACGAGCTGCTGCACGCTCTGGGCTTCAACCATGAGCAGTGTCGCAGTGACCGGGACCAGTACATCAAAGTCCTTCTGCAAAATGTGCAATCTG GACTGGAGTATGCTTTTGACAAGATCGCTACCTTGAACCAGGACACCCCATATGATTACAACTCTGTGATGCAATATCACAA GTACGCCTTCTCTAAGAATAACCAGCCCACCATGCAGCCTTATCCTGACCCAAATGTGCCATTCGGAACCGCCACTGAAATGAGCAAGAATGACATCTTCAGAGTGAACAGGCTCTATCAGTGTTAA